A region of the Pricia mediterranea genome:
TGACCATTATCCCGAAATAGAACGGAGTATCATATCTTCCGTAGGAAGCCTGGACCGCAAGACCATTGCGGTATTGGCCGTTTTCGGCGACGTGTACGAGTTGAGCCATCTGTCGAAAGTCCCCTTTAAGAATTCGTATCTCACCCCCGAAACCCTGGGTCTGGACCGAATCGCGTTGGCCGCATCGGCCTTTTATTTCAATCCTAAGGGGAACACGTTGGTCATCGATGCCGGCACCTGTGTGACTTACGATATGGTCAACGATTACGGGGAATACTTAGGTGGGGGCATCTCTCCAGGGCTGCATATGCGCTACAGGGCATTGCACGAACAGACCGCGAAACTGCCCCTGCTCGAACCTGAGGGGTTCAAGGATTTTATCGGTAACTCTACCGAGACCTGCATTCATACTGGGGTAGTGAACGGGATCACTTTGGAGATTGACGCGGTAATCGACCAATATCGGTCACGCTTTACAGATTTAACAGTTATTTTAACAGGCGGCGATGCCCAATTTTTGTCAAAGCGGCTAAAAAATACCATATTTGCGGATTCCAAATTTCTGCTGGAAGGTTTAAATTATCTGTTGGAATACAATAAATTTTAAAAATGCAGGTCCTTCCCGTCGCCTCGGGCAAAATGCCGGTTTTTATTCTAGGAAATTCGGGAGACAACCGGTCTAAGCCCGGCTGCCAGGCTAAAATCAAAGCGATTAAATGATCAGAAAAATAGGTTTTGTTATCGCGTGTCTAATCTGCGTTCCGGGTATGTATGCCCAAGATGGTTCGACTTCTCCGTATTCTTACTTTGGTCTGGGCGATATTCGGGAATCAAGCACGGTCGAAAATCAGATGATGGGCGGGATAGGGATGTACGCCGATAGCATCCATATTAGCTTGAACAATCCTGCGGCCTATGGTAAACTAGGGGTGCAGGTCAGGGATAACTTCAGTCTGACCACCTATACAGCGGGTATTTCGCATAAACAGGTGCGCTATAAATCCTATGGAGAAGAACAGAGCAGTTCCATTACCAACTTAGATTATCTAGCGCTGGGGGTAAGCCTCAAAAAAGGACTCGGGGTGGGTTTCGGGATACGGCCGTACACCTCCGTTGGCTACAATTTTGAGACATTGGACGGTGTTGAGGGCGCAAGAACGTTGAACAGGTACTCCGGAAAAGGAGGCCTGAATAAGGTCTTTGCTTCAGTAGGGTATGAAATTGTGAAAAACCTGAGCCTTGGGGTAACTGTCAATTATAACTTCGGGACGCTGGAAAGAGAGGTTATTCAAGGCAGGGAGAATGTGCAATTCGATTCGAGGGACAAAAAGTCTTCAAGAATCGACGGTGTCGATTTGAATTACGCTGCAAACTATACCCCCGCAATCAACGATACCCATACCCTTTACACGTCACTTCGCATTAATACCCAGGCTAATCTATCGGCGCGAAATACTCAAGAGACGGGTTCTTATTCCCTTGCTACGGGCCAGGACATTAGTGTTAATCAGGTCGACCTTGAAAGCATGGGCCTAAAGGAGACTGGAGTGAAAATCCCGACTACCACGACCCTAGGTCTTGGTTATGGCGAGAACATGAAGTGGTTCTTGGGCATCGAATACAGCTTCCAGAAATTAAGCGATCTCTCGAACGAATTTTTAGAATTCGAGAATTTGGTATATGATAACGCCACAACCATTGCCCTGGGCGGGTTTTATACCCCTGATCGAAACTCTTTTGAGAGCTATTTTAAAAGAATGACCTACCGGGCAGGCTTTCGTTACGGTGAAACGGGGATGATCGTCAACAGTAAGCATATCAAAAATCTTGGCATAACTTTTGGAGTAGGTCTACCCCTTGGCAATTATCCCTCAAATCTCAATCTTGGATTCGAGCTGGGTAGAACGGGAACTTCTGCGGGCAATCTTGTAGAAGAGAGTTACTTTAAAGTCAATGTCGGTCTCTCGTTAAACGACCAATGGTTTCAAAAGCGAAAGATTAATTAAAGAGAATATCCTTACCG
Encoded here:
- a CDS encoding type III pantothenate kinase, giving the protein MNLIIDAGNRSVKLAVFKQRKLIFHQNIKTEHIARQVKEICDHYPEIERSIISSVGSLDRKTIAVLAVFGDVYELSHLSKVPFKNSYLTPETLGLDRIALAASAFYFNPKGNTLVIDAGTCVTYDMVNDYGEYLGGGISPGLHMRYRALHEQTAKLPLLEPEGFKDFIGNSTETCIHTGVVNGITLEIDAVIDQYRSRFTDLTVILTGGDAQFLSKRLKNTIFADSKFLLEGLNYLLEYNKF